The genomic DNA tttaaataatctcaAAATCCTATCGATACAATACTAACAAAAGATCAAAATAACATTAATAAAAAGGATAATTTCAGAACTTCCAAAAAAACTTTAAATGACGTTTTTTGAATCTAAAATTGGACCGCTATATGTTACacctaataataattatatatctCCTAATAAACTTCAATTTAATACATTATGAGCCCTGTAATTTAACCCAAATTATAAGCAATGACCTCCCAAAACTTACGATCAAAATGGTCCCAAAACTCTAAGTTATGATATTCCACATCCCAGACCCCTCTTACATCAGAAAACAGTGGGTGATAGCCAAATGAAAGCCATAGAGTTTGATTCCCTTCTCTCCGCAACCCACATTTATAGGGTAGATGGAGGAGTTCAGCAAACAAGAATGTTAAGGATGATAATAGATAGAATAGACTTAATAAACAGTATGTTGTTGCCTTGATGTAAAGAATACACTCGCATGATGCTTTCATGATTTGGTAAGTATTAGAGACTGGAAATGATCATCCAATTCACAGTTCAGTGAAGTTTACTTCACAATATAGACCAACGAAAACAAGGTTCTTCGGCTGTCATACCAAGTTTCATCACAACATAATTTGAGAATGATCAATTATCTCCAAACGTGCTTCTCTAAAACATTTGAGAATTTGGACTCAGGAGCAAAGCCGACAATTTGCTACCAAAAACTTGGGGCTGATTGATTCAGTTTCTACCAAAGAGGtattcaatatccacaaaaaaACCCAGCTCTGATTGGCATGTTAGTTCATTATTTAGTAATCTATAAATCTCCTATGGCAGTTGCGGCCAACAACTCAAAATAAGCATTAAACAAAATAAGGTGGAGAACTATGATCATTGTAATAAAAATATGACCTATCTAAGTATGTTTACAAAGCTGTGGCATGATTCATTGCGATGCTCCAGCAACAGtatccctcttttcttctccttgctGCTCCTCTTTTGCAAATTCCTCGATTAACATTCTTTGCCTATGCGTTAAATTACTAGCAAAGCAAAGATAAAATGAGTGAGTGATTTCCAGACAAATGGAAATGTCAGGGCAAAGATGGGATTAAAAATGTGTTTAAGAAATTTACACTGGTATCGACACATTAAAATGGACATACTGATCGCCATATTGCGAACTATTTCTTGTCTTTATTCCTGTAGAATAATTCACTTGCTTGAGTATCATTATTCGAAGTTACTAAATTTATTGGTTTTCTCTCCCGAGCTAACACGAAAAAGTCATAATTCCAAATAGCATCATAAGTGTATATAGAATTGGCAAGCAAGCTTGCCGTCAGTAACAACAATAGGATTCtctaaaaaacattaaaaaaaaaaaagttgaatgaCAAATCTTGGCTATAATTACCTTTTCCTCTTAAGACAACCTTCTGACCAGGTTGAGTTCCAGGTTTAACCTGAAAGGTAGAAGAAACACAAGCATATACTGTCTAGTAGACTTGATCAACTTGAGATATTCTAGTATTAGGAAGCCAGGAAATATACCTTAAGATGTACATCTCCAGTAAGAGTTGGCACTTCAATAGTTCCCCCTAAAATCGCCTGAAAAGAACATGAGATAAATTTGCTCAGCATCTGTGCCTATTCAGAGGAAGGGCCTATGATCACTAATTCTGACTACTCAAGAATTTGCATTAAGATACTAGGATGCTTAGAGGTGGAAAAACCACCAATAGATTGTATAGTTATAAAAGTTGAGACTGaagcaaaattttgattagtaaatgtaataaaaataataatttaattaattttgacatGGTGTAAAAGCTTGTACAAAGCTCAATAGAGGGATGTGATTTATATTGATACGGTGATGAAGCATTACATAGCTTAATGGAGGGGTATACCCGACCTCAAATAATTGAAACAAAAACTAGATGACAAACTCAAACAAAGAATTTACCACTTAAGCaccaaaagggaaaaaggaacacACAAACCACTTGAACTAAAAACTATGACGTAAAGACACCATTCCTCACCTTTTGGTCAGTTCATGAACTTGAGAACTAATATTGTTATCCAACTGAAATCAATAGCAATAGAAATGGCCAAATTGATGTCTAAAACACTAGCAATTCCATGAGTTCTACAAGAAAATCTAACAAGCATCCAATCCAGTAATCCAAGCTGCTACGAGCTTACGCGATGAGCATACTGAAGCAGTTACCTGAGTGACACCTAAGACAGCATCAACATGAACATCTGATTTCTCTCTCCGAAAGACAGGATCATTCCGGACCTGAATATTGAATTGGCAGAGTTAGTACATTCAAAGAATCTCTCTCTCAGGTATAGAAACAAGGATTACCTTTATGTTAATAAAAAGATCACCAGATTGATTTCCTTCAGGATCTGCTCCCCCACTTCCACGAATTTGTATTGTGTCATCATTATCCACTCCTGTATGAAAATGTAGCAAAATCTAATTGTTCTGGACCGGGAAGAGTAGAAACCATTTCTGTTAGTACAAATAATTTAGTActaggataattttaattaaccCCATAAAGTTTGCCTGAATTTGTAATTTGCAACCAAACTTCTAAAGTCAGTTTAAGTCAGTTTGCTCCATAGAATCTGCTATATATTAGAAAATGGCACCTGAACCTATAGAAAATGTATGATTCCATGACAAATGATGCTTGCCATCCAGAAACAGACGAAAAATGTGATGGGAAGCGAAACATTAGTGGATTGAGAACTTCATGAAAGATTGTTTGAAGCAAATTGAATAGGAGCAAACTTAAGGAGGCAACTAACATATCCAATTGGCAATCACGATAAATAATGTAATACATTAAATTGCTAGGTTAGTTATATAAGATGATTTTGTCAGTTCCAATAAAATCTTCAGTGTCAAAATGGAGTTGAAACTTGATAGATGATCAATGAGCAGCACTGCCCAATGTACATAATCTAAATATTAGGACATTAACAAATTTGAAGTAAATGGTACACCATGTCCCCTGATAGCTTCTTTTGGAAATAGTAATTGAATGAAATAGACATAGAACAAGCAAGTTGAGAAAATACACATGTTTAAGTGGTAGATGTGGATTTTGACAAAAGTCTGAAACAAATTACAGGTGCAAAATGTCTTCAGACAAGCATAGGAATGAACTAACTTTTCATCTTTCATACATACCAGGCACTATATCCAGATTGATTGATTTCACACCTTTCACCACTTTCTGTCCTTTGCATGAGCTGCATACATTCTATAAACATGAAAAAGATTTTAGGATAAAATCAGCAGGCTTAGTGAGTAAAAGGAGAGCCCAAATATGCAAAAGCACAGTAACTAATTTGAAATAAACATTTAACACATGATTCTATGACAATATTCTTCAGTTGATCTACATACAACCACATGGAACAAGCAtcaaagcataaaagaaagaacTTCTGCAAAAACTTGGATGCAAGAtatgagggagaggagagagtgACAAAAAGTAGATAAATGATGGGCATActtttccctcttcctccttatatATTCCATGCACATAAACAGACATTtagagttgaaaatttcaatattGATATGAtagaaaaaagatattttaaacaGCATAAGTTAAGATTATTAGAAATAATATGTTTCTCCTCCAGCAAGATTTGTTCATACTATCTGAGTCATTGACTTCTGATTTAATTTTGCCCCtagaaaaaaattaattcataGCTGCTTAACATGACTAAAGATAGCAATGATCAAGAACATGTGCAAACCACAGAGAAGGGCTTCAAGACTATAGTCGTGCCTACTAATTGGTGGTAAATATACCTTACATAATTAGGGATGAAAAGTCATCCAGACAAGACAATGACAACCTAAATGTTTAAGTTATGCATAAATATCAGAAACATCTTAAAGAAACTATGTGAATTTCGAGATGTTTCCTGTTGATAGACATTGTTTTCGTGGCATTTCAAATTTCTATTTTGAATTATATAAATTGTGAACTCTGATATTGTCTTCTCAAATTTTCACTAGTAACTATTCATTTCAACACAAACCAAAGTACTGAGTTCGGTCATAGATTATTCAACTACCTATAAAACTTAGCTTGTGTTTATGATCTTCCTAATTTTGCTTTAATCATTCTTCCACGCcttatttattgaattaaatttataaaaaagtaTAATATGTTCTATCAAACTCCAGGAATCTGTGAAGGTGCAGCTTTCCAATGAAATGCACATATCATTAAACAAATTTTACCCTCATGGTTCGCCCTGATCCACCACATTGTGAGCATGATATCTGAAATCTGACAGGACCATTTTGCATGAAGATCTGCCAATAAgtgaaaaattaattttgcttAGAGAAAATATCATTAGAATAATGAATAACCAGGTTCATAAAGTGTTAGTGTTCCTGATCCAACCATTCCAGAACCTTTGCAGGTCCTACATGCTTCAGGCTTGGTTCCAGGAGGATAACCCCTACCACCTGGaagaatcttcaaaattttagtttccAATGCTTTGCCAGCAATATTTGGAAAAggtttgattttttaaaagagaaagcaaCCACATTTATCCAGTGATCCAGATAGATGTTCAGTTAGTATGAGTGGCATGCCTAGACAGAGATGCCCAAACATGGCAGGTCAATTTTAAATCTGTGGGGAATAACAAGAGGCATCACATACCACATGTTTCACAAGCGAGAACAGTTTGAAATGACACCGTCTTGGTGCACCCTTGGACTGCTTCCATAAATGAAATTTCTAGTGGAATCTACAGAAGATGAAAGAGTGCAGAATTTAGAAAATCGAAAACAAACAGTAGCTTCAATCATGGGGATATTACAGGAAAAGAGAATAAACCTTAACATCTTGTCCTCCAGCATTTCCACCTCTGAACATGTTTCTGAAAAACTGTTGAAGGGATACAAACAAGACATGATCAAAATTATGAAACAAATCAATGATATAAATAACCATAGAAACATAGATATTCAACTATATTAAATAATCCAGAGTTGCTGTTTTTTATTGCAAGGACACAGGATTGTTTGCCAACTGATACCCAGTTGAAAGAAACATATATGAGCATTGTCCATAACTCACTGCAGAATAGGTTGTGGGCATCTTGAATGAATTACTGTCTTAATTCTACATAATCTTACACTAGTTACCTTAATCATACTACATTAAACATATTCTTTAAATATATTTCAGAACAATGTAGGAGTTCTATAGaattttgtttctttcttcttcaaacCTATAACCGAAGAACTTGAAATGCCATTTTTCTTGTAAACATAGAAGTCCCATTAAAAATTGAAACACTCTTTCCTTTTGGTAAATCCCTATGTCAGTACATGGTTGAATCCCAAGCAATCAAGTAATTCATAAATCATGTTTTAGTTGTTTATCTTTAGCAAATTATGTGTAAAGGTTAATTAGTGATGCCAATTTATTTGCTTGAGTAATATTTTCTGTTTGAAAATCTACGAGAGACATCTGCAAAATTAAGACATCTGCAAGAATATAAACTGTACAGTCTACCCTTGTTGTCAGCTAAAATCTTCAATGGAAACTCACCTAActcaacaaaaaataataatcatttgCACATCAAGAATACAAAGGCCATGTGTAATTActaaaatcaacatagaaactaAAAAATCATTTGCTAAAGAACGGACATCATTAAATCAACTAGCAGTATACAGCACACAGAAGCAATGTGTAATCACTAAAATTAGCACAGAAACTAAAAGATCATTTGCAAAAGGGCGCACATCATTGAATCCACCAGAGTTGCCAAAAATGTCTTCAAATGGATTTCCAAAGCCAGCGCCACCAAAAGGCCCACCAGAACCAGGATCACCTCCTGCAGCAGCTTGTTCAAATGAATCAGGACCAACCTGTGACATTAAGCCCCATAAATTAGCTCCAAAAAGAACAAGGCTTATAAAATTGCTTGTagatgaaataaaaatatatatatatatattcttgcaGGTGCTAACTTGTATAAAATAATCAGATAGAAAATTGTTGCCTGTATCACATTTTATTAATTTCTACTAGAATTGCATATCGCTTATGAGAAATTTTAGGATTATCAACTAGTCAATAATGGCATATAGTACAAAATCCAACACCTATGGCACATTTGATTCAGGGAATGCAAATGCTAGTGAATAAAGTTTGACTTGGGGAATAGAATAAAACAGAAATAGAATAAGTATGCCTTGGTTGGAATAAGAATATGGATATATCAAGATAACTATTCCTAAGTTTAATACAAGGAAAAGTTAAGAAGAATCAAAATGGTCTACAATTTTGTGAGATTGGTATTTCAAGAACTGCTATTCCATGCTCATTTTGCAACAATTTGCAGGACAAAAAGTGATAAAAAAAATGCAAACATCAGTTAAAATTGATCAGCCTGCTCAAGTATAGTTAGTGTTAGAGCCAGGGTTCTCTGTCTGTAGTCACATGTATGCAAGCAGAATGGTCTATGATGTGCTTGTATTGAAGGGATGCTTTCCTATGTGGCTTGTTATTTTGGGTTGGATTAACTCTTCCTCCTCTTAAACACAAACAAGTGACACCAACAGTTTCTCTTACACCATTCAGAAGCTTGCTTGCAACGACAAGCAGTGCAGCTAAAATGTCTCTCTCATCCAATTGAGACAAGAAGGAGAACCTTGTTTCCCAGGACCTTCTCCCCTTCCACAATCTTctcccccagggcgtagcacagacagTGGACGCATGACATCTCTGACGCAATGACcaagggtcgattctcaggaactgacgacctggggtttacctgcatgtacctccctccatatccgtaggGTCGGCACTGGGGgcgttaatgtagcggatctacatttAAATATAGTTCTCAATTTGGTAAGAGGATGTTAAAAAAACTGATTCTTCTTGATTCTCACTAACTTGTTAGACTTTAGTGAAATATTGCCATCTTCCAGCCATATTTTTGGTTTATTGCAGCCCTTGTACATCATGTGTTCAATATCGCAGTCAAAATCAGTTTGGATCTTGAGGATCCTGAACCAACTTGGAAGATCCATACAGGATCAGCTAAGTTCGATTACTATGAGTTTCACAACAAAGTGATGAATCTCAAAGTACGTCATCTGCGATAGTCTTCTCCATTCTAACATTGACTTTGCATTACTATTTCTTCCTATATTCTGTTTTCTTCAGTTCCCCACATTGACATTGTATTTCTTTCATTACTATCAAACATCAATCATCATTtttgtaatttaaaaaaaaaaagtgcgAACAAAATATAACTCAGTACCTGGTCGTATATCCTTCGCTTATCCTCATCCTTCAACACCTGAGAGCACAAATACATTTAGTGTTTCAATAGTTAAGAAAGATTGAATGTAAAACAATCTTACTACCTCATAAGCACGTTGAACTTCTTGGAACTTTCTTTCTGCATCACTATCATCTTTGTTTGTATCAGGATGGAGCTTCTTTGCAAGCTATATAAAATCCACAAAGTCCAACTTCGTGACTTAGATAAAATATACAGAAACTCCATTTTATACTAAAGTATTTAAGGCAACAGGAATCAATAAACCTTTGTATgtttagggatgacaatttttccCACGGGTTCAGGCCCTTGGGGAAAACCCGAAATTGGGGCAGATTCGGGGAGACATTTCAGATATGGGTTCGGGTTCTGGGGCAAGTATGGGGATGCTATCCTCATCCTCGAACCCGTCCCAATATAGGAAAAGTTTATGATTTCTAATCGGGGAATCCCCGCCCCGAACCCCATCCCTGTCGAACCCCATCCCCGCCCGCGGGATGGGGATTCCCCAATTAGATGGGGGCGAGGATTGGGATGGATTCAGAGGCGGGGATATATTTCGGGGGCAGGGATGGGGAGggcaaacccgcccccgccccgccccaATGTCATTCTTATGTAtgtttattcattaataaaaaataaacaatcgAGGTACTGAAAAAATTTGGAAACTTATTAACAACATCAACAAAGAGCCAAACATACAATTATTTGAAGTACGTGAATACTGGCTTTCTATAGCATGGTTATGTAATGATTCATGGCTCGAATCATCCAATTTGATTCAGATGCAATTTGATTCGAACTACATGTCCGAATCAATTTTGAAGATTACA from Zingiber officinale cultivar Zhangliang chromosome 4A, Zo_v1.1, whole genome shotgun sequence includes the following:
- the LOC121969866 gene encoding chaperone protein dnaJ GFA2, mitochondrial-like, with translation MLRPRATRFAIWCTRRSLGSKPLDEPPNAAASLSGTSGRSVCSLSLGFLVGNSEVGAARRTVKLNVFPNAAHTMNFVPSRLFHGTRPVLARDYYDVLGVSKNASASDIKKAYYALAKKLHPDTNKDDSDAERKFQEVQRAYEVLKDEDKRRIYDQVGPDSFEQAAAGGDPGSGGPFGGAGFGNPFEDIFGNSGGFNDFFRNMFRGGNAGGQDVKIPLEISFMEAVQGCTKTVSFQTVLACETCGGRGYPPGTKPEACRTCKGSGMIFMQNGPVRFQISCSQCGGSGRTMRNVCSSCKGQKVVKGVKSINLDIVPGVDNDDTIQIRGSGGADPEGNQSGDLFINIKVRNDPVFRREKSDVHVDAVLGVTQAILGGTIEVPTLTGDVHLKVKPGTQPGQKVVLRGKGIKTRNSSQYGDQYVHFNVSIPVNLTHRQRMLIEEFAKEEQQGEEKRDTVAGASQ